The proteins below are encoded in one region of Desulfovibrio sp.:
- a CDS encoding flagellar hook capping protein, with protein sequence MTYIDTTSYLNSITASSTTDTVSSSLGKDDFLSILVAQLENQDPFNSTDPAEMIGQLTQFSMLEQMTNMNTTLTSALTALNLQTATSAASYIGKTVMASGYSLSVEDGTASSTTYTLDSDVTTLKAYVYSSDGDLVRTVNIGSKEAGDYTFQWDGLDSDGKVVDDGTYSIAIAGSDADGNEVTASTTVSGVVTGVSVSSGTIMLTLKDGREVSLSNIQSVTDTDA encoded by the coding sequence ATGACGTATATCGACACCACTTCGTATCTCAACAGCATTACTGCCAGCAGCACAACGGACACGGTATCGTCCTCCTTGGGCAAGGACGACTTCCTGAGCATTCTCGTCGCTCAGCTCGAAAATCAGGATCCCTTCAACTCCACGGACCCTGCCGAGATGATCGGTCAGCTGACCCAGTTCTCCATGCTGGAACAGATGACCAATATGAATACGACCCTCACCTCCGCTCTCACCGCGCTGAACCTCCAGACCGCGACGAGTGCAGCCTCCTACATAGGAAAGACGGTCATGGCCTCAGGTTATTCCCTCTCGGTGGAAGACGGCACGGCTTCCTCGACCACCTACACCCTGGATTCGGACGTCACAACGCTCAAAGCCTACGTCTACAGTTCCGACGGGGACCTCGTCAGAACAGTGAACATCGGGAGCAAGGAGGCCGGCGACTACACCTTCCAGTGGGATGGTTTGGACAGCGACGGGAAGGTTGTGGACGACGGAACATACTCCATCGCAATCGCCGGGTCTGACGCGGACGGCAACGAAGTGACGGCCAGCACTACGGTTTCCGGCGTGGTGACCGGCGTGTCCGTGTCGAGCGGGACCATCATGCTCACGCTCAAGGATGGAAGGGAAGTGAGCCTGTCCAATATCCAAAGCGTGACCGACACCGACGCCTAA
- a CDS encoding zf-HC2 domain-containing protein, whose translation MAAFLDGALTQDEDARWREHIRRCEKCRRALDELRSLMDVSGLELDPVCVQKGKSIVWGGDTQRKARLRNVYGSHATLTIERYN comes from the coding sequence ATGGCCGCCTTCCTGGATGGCGCGCTCACCCAGGACGAGGATGCTAGGTGGAGGGAACACATCCGGCGGTGTGAGAAATGCCGGAGGGCCCTGGATGAGTTGCGGTCGTTGATGGATGTGAGTGGTCTGGAGCTGGACCCGGTTTGCGTGCAAAAGGGGAAAAGCATTGTATGGGGGGGAGATACGCAGCGCAAAGCACGTTTACGCAATGTGTATGGGAGTCATGCGACTCTTACAATTGAGAGATATAACTAA
- a CDS encoding sigma-70 family RNA polymerase sigma factor: MFGLAPPYILARNAKKTIGVLRVAEVMTDIHKNVEKIMYSTCDDFECAVDLVAEMFMLNMNMAHDIWNMVDSVVRICLCKHVGHDKENDVSMIKKIIMNKLRDEIAVPTYFDSLERCSVQTCVVVLSREIALDYIRNAHYSRSSVSDIFRCMNVNVSGAEEYLDGLDDMFSPSQKCVLRLLYGEGCTVHQAANMLGVSSDEVLTLQWQAMERLQQEWRFLKTGGAYQ, encoded by the coding sequence ATGTTTGGTCTGGCGCCTCCGTATATTCTGGCAAGGAATGCGAAAAAGACAATCGGCGTCTTGCGCGTTGCTGAAGTTATGACGGACATCCATAAGAATGTGGAGAAAATCATGTATTCCACTTGTGATGATTTCGAATGTGCTGTGGATCTTGTGGCGGAGATGTTCATGTTGAATATGAACATGGCTCACGACATATGGAACATGGTGGACAGTGTAGTCAGGATATGCTTATGTAAACATGTTGGTCACGATAAAGAGAATGATGTCTCCATGATAAAGAAAATCATTATGAATAAACTGCGCGATGAGATAGCTGTTCCGACATATTTTGACAGTTTAGAGCGTTGCTCGGTGCAGACATGCGTTGTCGTTTTGTCGAGAGAGATCGCATTGGATTATATTCGGAATGCTCATTATTCGCGATCATCAGTGTCAGATATATTCCGGTGCATGAATGTTAACGTGTCAGGTGCTGAGGAATACCTGGATGGCCTTGATGACATGTTCTCTCCTTCGCAAAAGTGCGTGTTGCGTCTTTTGTACGGAGAAGGATGCACGGTCCACCAGGCGGCGAACATGCTCGGGGTCTCTTCGGATGAGGTGCTGACGCTGCAATGGCAAGCCATGGAGCGGCTGCAGCAGGAGTGGCGCTTCTTGAAGACAGGTGGCGCGTACCAGTGA
- a CDS encoding tRNA(5-methylaminomethyl-2-thiouridylate) methyltransferase: MKKYDALAMFSGGLDSILAAKTVQAQGLSVLGLHFVSPFFGHPDKIAQWSADYGLDIEPVDVSVRYVAMMLQGPEHGVGKGLNPCVDCKILMLSQCRELMEAYGVKFLVTGEVKGQRPMSQRRDALDVISRDAGVRDVLLRPLCAKNMKPTPMEDSGLVDREKLHSFGGRTRKPQFRLAREMGLKKIPQPAGGCKLTEFESAKRYVLIFQHAKPARAEDFLLANVGRQFWSGPYWLAMGRNQVDNESLLGLAETGDWVLDVVDFPGPFGLVRPLPGADWNEESLCDAAALVVSYCPKAVATGIPVRVSLTRNGETREVVVTPSRVSRLGLADMSWEELVPVKKAMFAETDEDDGY; encoded by the coding sequence ATGAAAAAATACGACGCGCTGGCCATGTTCTCCGGGGGCCTGGACTCCATTCTTGCGGCCAAGACCGTGCAAGCCCAGGGGCTTTCCGTGTTGGGTCTGCATTTCGTGAGTCCCTTTTTCGGCCATCCGGACAAAATCGCGCAGTGGTCCGCGGATTACGGTCTGGACATTGAACCGGTGGACGTTAGCGTCCGGTATGTGGCCATGATGCTCCAAGGGCCGGAACATGGCGTTGGCAAGGGGCTTAATCCGTGTGTGGACTGCAAGATCCTCATGCTATCGCAATGCAGAGAGCTTATGGAGGCGTACGGGGTTAAGTTTCTGGTTACCGGCGAGGTGAAAGGACAGCGCCCGATGTCTCAGCGGCGGGATGCCCTGGACGTCATCAGCCGGGACGCAGGTGTGCGGGACGTGCTCCTGCGCCCATTGTGCGCCAAGAACATGAAACCCACGCCCATGGAAGACTCAGGCCTGGTGGATCGCGAAAAGCTGCATAGTTTTGGAGGGCGAACCCGAAAACCGCAGTTCAGATTGGCCAGAGAGATGGGCCTCAAAAAGATTCCCCAGCCCGCCGGGGGGTGCAAGCTCACCGAGTTCGAATCCGCCAAACGATATGTGCTCATTTTTCAACACGCCAAGCCAGCTCGCGCGGAGGACTTCCTGCTGGCCAACGTGGGCCGTCAGTTTTGGTCCGGGCCTTATTGGCTGGCCATGGGGCGCAACCAGGTGGATAACGAATCGCTCCTTGGGTTGGCCGAAACCGGCGACTGGGTCCTTGATGTTGTCGATTTCCCGGGCCCGTTCGGCTTGGTGCGTCCGCTTCCGGGTGCGGATTGGAACGAGGAGTCGCTTTGCGACGCTGCTGCGCTTGTTGTGTCTTATTGTCCCAAGGCCGTTGCCACGGGAATCCCGGTGCGTGTGTCGCTTACTCGTAATGGTGAAACACGCGAGGTTGTGGTGACGCCAAGCCGCGTGTCGCGCCTGGGGCTTGCCGACATGTCCTGGGAGGAACTGGTGCCGGTCAAGAAGGCCATGTTCGCGGAAACGGACGAAGATGATGGGTATTAA
- the mscL gene encoding large-conductance mechanosensitive channel protein MscL has translation MSFLKEFKEFAMRGNVMDLAVGVIIGASFGKIVSSLVADVVMPPIGMLLGGVDFTSLKLTLSPPLEGMKSATLNYGNFIQTLVDFTIVAFAIFMMVKGINALKRRGAQPEDHVAAPPPDIALLMEIRDLLKARQP, from the coding sequence ATGAGCTTTCTAAAAGAATTCAAGGAATTTGCCATGCGGGGCAATGTCATGGACCTCGCTGTGGGTGTGATAATCGGTGCGTCGTTCGGCAAGATAGTATCTTCGCTGGTGGCGGATGTGGTGATGCCGCCGATAGGTATGCTGCTCGGAGGAGTGGATTTTACCAGTCTAAAACTTACTCTCTCCCCGCCACTTGAGGGAATGAAAAGCGCCACGTTGAACTATGGCAACTTCATACAGACACTCGTCGATTTCACAATTGTCGCGTTCGCCATCTTTATGATGGTCAAGGGAATAAACGCCCTCAAGCGCAGAGGAGCACAGCCTGAAGACCATGTCGCAGCGCCGCCTCCGGATATAGCGCTGCTTATGGAAATCCGCGACCTTCTCAAAGCGCGGCAGCCCTAG
- the recA gene encoding recombinase RecA, producing MAKKAAGSPQDARLEALTTALTTIERKYGQGSVMRMDEETHAAIPSIPTGSIALDLALGIGGIPKGRVAEIYGPESSGKTTLALHLIAQVQKLGGTAAFIDAEHALDINYAKRLGVKTDELLISQPDYGEQALDITDLLVRSGAVDVIVIDSVAALIPQAELEGEMGETQVGSQARLMSHALRKLTSTIHKSHAAVVFINQIRMKIGVTGYGSPETTTGGNALKFYASVRLDIRRIQTLKDKEEVYGSRCRVKVVKNKVAPPFREAQFDILYGTGISREGEIIDMGVEMNIIDKSGAWFAYGTERLGQGKENVRAFLLEHPEIKQQIEDKIYEHLGLKEPRAAEQE from the coding sequence ATGGCCAAAAAAGCCGCCGGTTCGCCCCAGGACGCCCGCCTGGAAGCCCTGACTACCGCCCTGACCACCATCGAGCGCAAATACGGGCAAGGCTCCGTCATGCGCATGGACGAGGAAACCCACGCCGCCATCCCGTCCATCCCCACCGGGTCCATCGCGCTGGACCTTGCTCTGGGCATCGGCGGCATCCCAAAAGGGCGCGTAGCTGAGATTTACGGGCCAGAATCCTCTGGCAAGACCACCCTTGCCCTGCACCTCATCGCCCAGGTGCAGAAACTGGGTGGCACCGCGGCCTTCATCGACGCCGAACACGCCCTGGACATCAACTACGCCAAGCGTTTGGGTGTTAAGACTGATGAGCTGCTCATCTCGCAGCCCGATTATGGTGAACAGGCCCTGGACATCACCGACCTCCTGGTCCGGTCCGGTGCCGTGGACGTTATAGTGATCGACTCTGTGGCCGCGCTCATCCCCCAGGCCGAACTGGAAGGAGAGATGGGCGAGACCCAGGTGGGCTCACAGGCAAGGCTCATGAGTCACGCCCTGCGCAAGCTCACCAGCACCATCCACAAGTCCCATGCCGCTGTGGTCTTCATCAACCAGATTCGCATGAAAATCGGCGTCACCGGTTACGGCAGCCCCGAGACCACCACCGGCGGCAACGCCCTGAAATTCTACGCCTCCGTGCGTTTGGACATCCGCCGCATCCAGACTTTGAAGGACAAGGAGGAAGTCTACGGTTCTCGCTGCCGGGTGAAAGTGGTGAAGAACAAGGTGGCCCCGCCCTTCCGCGAAGCCCAGTTCGACATCCTTTACGGCACCGGGATCTCACGCGAAGGCGAGATCATCGACATGGGCGTGGAGATGAACATCATCGACAAATCCGGGGCATGGTTCGCTTACGGTACCGAGCGCCTGGGGCAGGGCAAGGAAAACGTACGGGCCTTCTTGCTGGAACATCCTGAGATAAAGCAACAGATTGAAGACAAGATATACGAGCACCTGGGTTTGAAAGAACCCAGAGCTGCAGAGCAAGAATAG
- the alaS gene encoding alanine--tRNA ligase, with protein MITATEIRRRFLDYFVANGHAEVKSSSLVPREDPSLLFTNAGMVQFKKVFLGQEKRDYSRAATSQKCLRVGGKHNDLENVGRTARHHTFFEMLGNFSFGDYFKEEAIRLAWGFLTEEMKLPKERLYATVFRDDDEAIELWKKISGLPSERIFRLGEKDNFWSMGDTGPCGPCSEILIDQGEHMTCGPDCGIGKCDCDRFLEIWNLVFMQYDQIEPGKRVPLPRPSIDTGMGLERIAGVCQGVYSNFDSDLFTPIIAATAELAGVTYKADDETDTALRVIADHSRSMVFLIADSILPSNEGRGYVLRRLIRRAFRFGRLMGLKDPFLNRVVPAVVDVMGVQYPEIVEGMDFTVRVVREEEERFSATLDKGLEILEEEMAAAKTAGSSVISGEAAFKLYDTYGFPLDIITDVAGKQGFTVDEDGYKVCMAEQKARAKKAWKGSGESDIAGQFKKLLEAGVKSRFIGYDTLKSESRIIALLGEDGLPRERLVQGEGGYAVFAATPFYGESGGQAGDRGSVETMTGSADVLESLKPSTELTTHRVFVNEGELLLDQEAKLMVNEELRQASARNHTTTHLLHAALRKVLGEHVKQAGSLVTPERLRFDFTHISQITPDELKRIEEEVNQAILADISVQREIMDIKAAQAKGAMALFDEKYGDEVCVVEVPGVSAELCGGTHLSATGQAGGFTVLSETGVAAGVRRIEAVTGWNMLEHFQATRREMDEVADILRARPGELAEKLKALQAQVKTLTKDKELLQAKLASGQGRDLMDSVEEVAGVKVLASQVEGATMKSLRDTMDDVRSKLPSGVACLAGAGEGGKVALILYVSKDLHGKFTAQSLIKDVSALVGGSGGGRPDLAQAGGTDASGIDAALAKVKELVSKA; from the coding sequence GTGATCACTGCTACTGAAATCCGCCGCAGATTCCTGGATTATTTCGTCGCCAACGGCCACGCCGAAGTCAAAAGTTCCTCCCTGGTTCCGCGCGAGGACCCGAGCCTTCTCTTCACCAACGCGGGAATGGTGCAATTCAAGAAAGTATTCCTCGGCCAGGAAAAGCGTGACTACTCCCGGGCGGCCACCTCGCAGAAGTGCCTGCGCGTCGGCGGCAAGCACAACGATCTGGAAAACGTTGGCCGCACCGCGCGCCACCACACGTTCTTCGAGATGCTCGGCAATTTCTCCTTCGGCGACTACTTCAAGGAAGAGGCCATCCGCCTGGCCTGGGGGTTTCTGACCGAAGAGATGAAGCTCCCCAAGGAACGCCTCTACGCCACTGTATTCCGCGACGACGACGAAGCCATAGAACTCTGGAAAAAAATCTCCGGGCTTCCAAGCGAACGCATCTTCCGGCTGGGCGAGAAGGACAATTTCTGGTCCATGGGCGACACCGGCCCTTGCGGCCCCTGTTCCGAGATTCTCATCGACCAGGGCGAGCACATGACCTGCGGCCCGGACTGCGGCATTGGCAAGTGCGACTGCGACCGTTTCCTTGAGATTTGGAACCTGGTGTTCATGCAGTACGACCAGATCGAACCCGGAAAGCGCGTCCCCCTGCCCAGGCCCTCCATCGACACCGGCATGGGCCTGGAACGCATCGCCGGTGTATGCCAGGGTGTGTACTCCAATTTCGATTCCGATCTTTTCACACCCATCATCGCGGCCACGGCCGAACTCGCCGGAGTGACGTACAAGGCTGACGACGAAACCGACACCGCCCTGCGTGTCATCGCTGACCACAGCCGCTCCATGGTGTTTCTCATCGCGGACTCCATCCTTCCTTCCAACGAGGGGCGTGGCTATGTGCTCAGACGCCTTATCCGCCGGGCCTTCCGCTTCGGGCGGCTCATGGGTCTTAAGGACCCGTTCCTCAACCGGGTGGTGCCAGCCGTGGTGGATGTGATGGGCGTTCAATACCCCGAGATCGTGGAAGGCATGGACTTCACGGTCCGCGTGGTCCGCGAGGAGGAGGAACGCTTCTCCGCCACCCTGGACAAGGGACTGGAGATTCTCGAAGAAGAGATGGCTGCCGCGAAGACGGCCGGTTCCTCTGTCATCTCTGGAGAGGCGGCTTTCAAGCTCTACGACACGTACGGGTTCCCGTTGGACATCATAACGGACGTGGCTGGCAAGCAAGGCTTCACTGTGGACGAGGACGGCTACAAGGTGTGCATGGCTGAACAGAAAGCAAGGGCCAAGAAGGCCTGGAAGGGCTCGGGCGAGTCAGACATCGCCGGGCAGTTCAAGAAACTTCTAGAAGCAGGCGTGAAGTCGCGTTTCATAGGGTACGACACGCTGAAGTCGGAATCGCGCATCATAGCGTTACTAGGAGAGGACGGTTTGCCGCGCGAGCGGTTGGTCCAGGGAGAGGGCGGCTATGCGGTGTTCGCAGCAACACCGTTTTATGGCGAGTCCGGCGGCCAGGCCGGTGACCGTGGCTCCGTGGAGACCATGACGGGTTCCGCCGACGTGCTGGAATCCCTGAAACCCAGCACGGAACTGACCACCCACCGGGTGTTCGTGAACGAAGGCGAGCTGCTTTTGGACCAGGAAGCCAAGCTCATGGTCAACGAAGAGCTGCGCCAGGCTTCGGCGCGCAACCACACCACCACACACCTGTTGCACGCGGCCCTGCGCAAGGTACTGGGCGAGCATGTGAAGCAGGCAGGCTCACTGGTCACCCCTGAGCGTCTGCGTTTCGACTTCACCCACATCTCCCAGATCACCCCGGATGAGCTCAAGCGCATCGAGGAAGAGGTAAATCAGGCCATCCTGGCGGATATCTCTGTCCAGCGCGAGATCATGGATATCAAAGCCGCTCAGGCCAAGGGCGCCATGGCCCTGTTCGACGAGAAGTACGGCGACGAAGTCTGCGTGGTGGAAGTGCCAGGAGTATCAGCCGAGCTCTGCGGCGGTACGCATCTTTCAGCCACCGGACAGGCAGGCGGATTCACCGTGCTTTCCGAGACCGGGGTTGCTGCGGGAGTGCGGCGCATCGAAGCGGTCACCGGCTGGAACATGCTCGAACATTTCCAGGCGACCCGGCGAGAAATGGACGAGGTGGCCGATATTCTTCGCGCCCGCCCCGGAGAACTTGCTGAAAAGCTCAAAGCCCTGCAGGCTCAGGTGAAGACCCTGACCAAGGACAAGGAGCTGCTCCAAGCCAAGCTGGCCTCGGGCCAGGGCCGCGACCTCATGGACTCCGTGGAAGAAGTGGCCGGGGTGAAAGTGCTTGCGTCACAGGTGGAAGGCGCCACCATGAAGTCGCTGCGCGACACCATGGACGACGTGCGGTCCAAGCTGCCTTCAGGCGTGGCCTGCCTGGCTGGCGCTGGTGAAGGCGGCAAGGTGGCGCTCATACTCTACGTGAGCAAGGACCTGCATGGAAAGTTCACCGCACAGAGCCTGATCAAAGATGTATCCGCCCTGGTGGGCGGTTCCGGAGGAGGGCGTCCGGACCTGGCTCAGGCCGGAGGCACCGATGCTTCCGGTATCGACGCTGCGCTTGCCAAAGTGAAAGAACTGGTGAGCAAAGCTTAG
- a CDS encoding VOC family protein, translating into MPILSLAPNLMVEDIHRSADFWCDQLGFTFAGSVDSEQNFHKERHDSQTGPDLIWAQFISNKAEVMVQRRDSLTTELPLFKDEPIGGTATLYLGVDGLDDLYRRLKDVVPTVRPLQTAFYGMREWYITDPDGYVVCLAQTAELA; encoded by the coding sequence ATGCCCATCCTGTCCCTAGCCCCAAACCTCATGGTGGAAGACATCCACCGCTCGGCGGATTTCTGGTGCGACCAACTCGGTTTCACTTTTGCCGGGAGCGTGGACTCGGAGCAAAACTTCCATAAGGAGCGCCATGACTCCCAAACTGGGCCGGACCTCATATGGGCGCAGTTCATCAGCAACAAGGCCGAAGTGATGGTGCAGCGCCGCGACAGCCTTACGACCGAACTGCCGCTGTTCAAGGACGAACCCATCGGGGGAACAGCCACCCTCTACCTGGGCGTGGATGGCCTGGACGACCTCTACAGGCGGCTCAAAGACGTCGTACCCACGGTACGCCCCCTGCAAACCGCCTTCTACGGCATGCGCGAGTGGTACATTACGGATCCAGACGGCTATGTGGTCTGCCTGGCGCAGACGGCGGAACTGGCGTAA
- the hemL gene encoding glutamate-1-semialdehyde 2,1-aminomutase, whose product MSRSSTLYAKAQTIIPGGVNSPIRACKAVESDPLFIAKAEGSKIYDVDGNEYVDYVMSWGPMLLGHADPVVHAAAKAALDNGSSFGAPCPAEVDLAEKITNLMPSVEMVRMVNSGTEATMSALRLARGFTGRDYVIKFDGCYHGHADAFLAAAGSGVAVQAAPGTPGVPAATVAYTIVLPYNDLDAVKDAFRQKGKDIAAIIVEPAPGNMGLVLPGPGYLEGLRKICDEYGAVLIFDEVITGFRWDIGGAQKRYGVRPDLTTLGKIIGAGFPVGAYGGRRDIMEKLSPCGPVFQAGTLSGNPVAMAAGLANLQELEKRDYAALEKRTGELAEEFAAIIRSKGVPVVLNKVASAFTMYFTDVPVNNMAAARTSNGKIYTVLYKQMRDQGVYLASLGYECTFTSFAHTEADYELTLEAAKRVVF is encoded by the coding sequence ATGTCCCGTTCTTCCACCCTCTACGCCAAGGCACAAACCATCATCCCAGGTGGGGTGAACTCGCCCATACGCGCATGCAAAGCCGTGGAGTCCGACCCCCTGTTTATCGCCAAGGCCGAGGGTTCGAAAATCTACGACGTGGACGGCAACGAATACGTGGACTACGTCATGAGCTGGGGGCCCATGCTCCTTGGCCACGCTGACCCAGTGGTCCACGCCGCGGCCAAGGCCGCTCTGGACAACGGCTCAAGCTTCGGAGCCCCCTGCCCGGCCGAGGTGGACTTGGCCGAGAAGATCACCAACCTCATGCCTTCGGTGGAAATGGTGCGTATGGTCAATTCCGGCACCGAAGCCACCATGAGCGCACTGCGCCTGGCCAGGGGATTCACCGGGCGCGACTATGTGATCAAATTCGACGGCTGCTACCATGGTCATGCCGACGCCTTTCTGGCTGCGGCCGGCTCCGGAGTGGCCGTGCAGGCCGCCCCAGGCACTCCCGGCGTCCCGGCAGCCACCGTGGCCTACACCATCGTTCTTCCCTACAACGACCTGGACGCGGTGAAGGACGCCTTCCGCCAGAAGGGCAAGGACATAGCAGCCATCATCGTGGAGCCCGCGCCCGGCAACATGGGGCTGGTGCTGCCTGGCCCCGGTTACCTGGAGGGTCTTCGTAAGATCTGCGACGAGTACGGCGCCGTGCTCATCTTCGACGAGGTCATCACCGGATTTCGCTGGGACATAGGCGGTGCGCAGAAGCGCTACGGCGTTCGCCCCGACCTGACCACCCTGGGCAAGATCATCGGCGCGGGTTTTCCTGTGGGAGCCTATGGCGGGCGCCGCGACATCATGGAGAAGCTCTCGCCCTGCGGTCCGGTTTTCCAGGCCGGGACGCTCTCAGGCAACCCCGTGGCCATGGCCGCCGGGCTGGCTAACCTACAGGAGCTGGAAAAACGCGACTACGCGGCCCTGGAAAAGCGTACCGGGGAATTGGCCGAGGAGTTCGCGGCCATAATCCGCTCCAAAGGCGTACCTGTTGTCCTCAACAAGGTGGCCTCGGCTTTCACCATGTATTTCACTGATGTACCAGTGAACAACATGGCCGCCGCACGCACCTCGAACGGGAAAATCTACACCGTTCTCTACAAACAGATGCGCGACCAGGGCGTGTATCTGGCCTCGCTCGGCTACGAGTGTACGTTCACGTCCTTTGCCCACACCGAGGCGGACTACGAGCTGACCCTGGAGGCAGCCAAGCGGGTCGTTTTCTAA
- a CDS encoding cobalt-precorrin 5A hydrolase, with protein MTGRTAVYALTPQGIRLARALAQELGADLHLPKKLAAPNEPGFDSLPGRVAHVFHAYDGHVFVAACGIVVRAVAPLLKGKAADPAVVVIDQNGRHAVSLLSGHLGGANDLARRVAAFTGGEAVITTATDSAGLPSLDLLARDSGLAIENLDAVKTVNAGLLAGQTVQVFDPDGRLAVPAKHCDRFEWVGAPHLLDRDCPAVAVSWRKDTFPPGCLVLRPRVVVAGIGCRKGTPAPEIIQAFSAACSERGVALKSLAALASIEAKRSEPGLSEAARELGVELVFYPSDRLAAVIAPTPSPMALKHMGVESVCEAAAMLAAGTDRLLLAKTKTKTVTVALALAG; from the coding sequence ATGACCGGGCGTACGGCGGTCTACGCCCTGACACCTCAAGGGATACGCTTGGCCAGAGCTTTGGCCCAGGAACTTGGGGCGGACCTCCATCTGCCGAAGAAGCTGGCCGCTCCCAATGAACCGGGATTTGACTCCCTGCCCGGACGAGTGGCCCATGTCTTCCATGCCTATGACGGACACGTGTTCGTGGCCGCCTGCGGCATTGTGGTGCGGGCCGTGGCTCCGCTGCTCAAGGGCAAGGCGGCCGATCCGGCCGTGGTGGTTATTGATCAGAATGGCCGTCACGCTGTGAGCCTCTTGTCCGGACACCTGGGCGGGGCCAACGATCTGGCCCGGCGGGTGGCGGCATTCACGGGCGGAGAGGCGGTCATCACCACGGCCACGGATAGCGCCGGGCTTCCCTCGCTCGATCTCCTGGCCCGCGACTCAGGCTTGGCCATCGAAAACCTGGACGCGGTCAAGACCGTGAACGCCGGCCTCCTGGCCGGTCAAACCGTCCAGGTGTTCGACCCGGACGGACGCCTGGCAGTCCCGGCCAAACACTGCGACCGCTTCGAATGGGTGGGCGCGCCGCATCTTTTAGATAGGGACTGTCCGGCTGTTGCCGTCTCCTGGCGCAAAGACACCTTTCCTCCGGGATGCCTGGTACTCCGACCCCGCGTCGTGGTGGCTGGCATCGGCTGCCGCAAGGGAACCCCCGCGCCGGAGATCATCCAGGCCTTCTCCGCAGCCTGTTCGGAAAGAGGCGTGGCTCTCAAGAGTCTGGCCGCGCTGGCAAGCATCGAGGCCAAACGGTCAGAACCTGGGCTTTCCGAGGCAGCCCGGGAGCTTGGAGTCGAACTGGTCTTTTATCCATCGGACCGGCTGGCGGCCGTAATAGCCCCCACCCCGTCCCCCATGGCTTTAAAACATATGGGAGTTGAAAGCGTATGCGAGGCAGCCGCCATGTTGGCGGCCGGAACGGACAGGCTCCTTCTGGCCAAGACAAAAACCAAAACCGTCACGGTGGCTCTGGCCCTGGCCGGTTGA
- the cobJ gene encoding precorrin-3B C(17)-methyltransferase has protein sequence MRGSRHVGGRNGQAPSGQDKNQNRHGGSGPGRLIVVGLGPGDPELTAPLATHALCNAQVVAGYSTYLDLVPSELLLGKRIISTGMMGEVERCTMAIESAIAGDDTVVVSGGDAGVYGMAGLVLELLEARGLQDTLDFRVIPGIPALTGAAALLGAPLTHDFACISLSDLLTPWELIEKRLAAAASADFVLVLYNPRSKRRSGLLARAFEIIAPHRDSGTPVGMVRQAWRHGQSVEVNTLANIDPEAADMLTIVVVGNSQTRFAGSRMLTPRGYAGKYDMGQ, from the coding sequence ATGCGAGGCAGCCGCCATGTTGGCGGCCGGAACGGACAGGCTCCTTCTGGCCAAGACAAAAACCAAAACCGTCACGGTGGCTCTGGCCCTGGCCGGTTGATCGTGGTTGGGCTAGGCCCCGGCGACCCAGAGCTTACCGCCCCCCTGGCCACGCATGCACTTTGCAACGCCCAGGTTGTGGCAGGGTATTCGACGTATCTGGACCTGGTGCCCAGTGAGCTGCTTCTCGGCAAGCGGATCATCTCCACTGGCATGATGGGCGAGGTGGAACGCTGCACCATGGCCATTGAATCCGCCATTGCCGGTGACGACACCGTGGTGGTCTCTGGCGGAGACGCCGGCGTGTACGGCATGGCTGGCCTCGTCCTGGAACTTTTGGAAGCGCGTGGGCTCCAAGATACGTTGGACTTCCGTGTGATCCCCGGCATTCCGGCCCTCACAGGGGCAGCGGCGCTTTTGGGCGCTCCCCTCACCCACGATTTTGCCTGCATAAGCCTAAGCGACCTGCTCACCCCCTGGGAACTCATTGAAAAGCGCCTCGCTGCGGCTGCATCGGCGGACTTTGTCCTGGTTCTCTACAATCCCCGTTCGAAACGGCGGTCCGGGCTTCTGGCCCGTGCATTCGAGATCATCGCGCCCCACAGGGATTCAGGCACCCCGGTGGGCATGGTCCGCCAGGCTTGGCGCCACGGACAGTCGGTGGAAGTAAATACCTTGGCCAACATTGATCCGGAGGCTGCGGACATGCTCACCATCGTGGTGGTCGGCAACAGTCAGACACGGTTTGCCGGCTCTCGAATGCTCACTCCCAGAGGATATGCCGGCAAGTACGATATGGGCCAATAA